The window cctgttaaaagggagtttttccttcccactgtcgccaaagtgctgctcatagggggtcatatgattgttgggttttctctgtatctatgaagcgcgtTGAGGCGaattttgttgtgatttggtgctatataaataaaattgaattgaacaggTGTCATGTACGAACAGCAATTTTCCATATTagatctaaaataaaataaaatgaaactgttGCTACATGCCTGCCACAGTTTCTGTCTTGGTTGATTACATCTTGCCCATGTGCAGTTCCTGCACTGATGAGAGTGTGTGAAAGTAATATTTCTGATCTACCCTTCCTTCCCTTTTAGTGTTCCATACCATTGATCGGTGGCCTTTTGACCTGGAATACACCCAGCAGCCATGACAACATCTGGTCCCAGGGCCTGCTTTATTCTCACCTTGCATGTCGTCATTTTTCTCTCACTGCTGTtctacaacagcttcttgacccACCGCGAGCTGCAGAGTTACCCCAACGGTGCTCATGGAGACATCAGGATTCTGGTGTGGCACTGGCCGTTTGGCCGCTCCTACAGTCTGGACGGGAACAAATGCCTCAAGATGTATAACATCAGCCGTTGTTTACTCACTGATGACAGAGCTGACTTCTCTGCTGCCGACGTGGTTGTGTTCCACCACTATGAGCTGAGCAGAGGTCTTTCATCTGTGCCCCTACACCTGGATCGACCTACGTCTCAGCACTGGGTGTGGATGTCCTTGGAACCTCCTGTCAATAATGTGAACCTCACACATTTCAACGGCCTCTTTAACTGGACGATGAGCTACAGGCGTGATGCAGACATATCCATTCCTTATGGGCAAACAATGCTGGGAGGTGATAATCTAAGTTTTCCAGCTGCTCCAAATCGCTCCTGCTTTGCCAGCTGGGTGGTCAGCAAATACAAGCCTCAACAGACTCGGGCTGCTTTTTATCAAAGACTAAAGAAGCATATCCCCATAGAGGTGTATGGCAGGTGGAACAAGAAACCCTTGCCAGACAAGAAGCTTTTGCCCACCATTTCAAACTGTCTGTTCTACCTTTCTTTTGAGAACTCTGAGAAAAAAGACTACATCAGTGAGAAACTCTGGAGGAACGCTTTTCAAGCAGGGGCTGTACCAGTGGTTCTCGGCCCCAACAAGGCCACCTACGAAGCCATGACCCCCCCACATTCCTTTATCCATGTAGCTGATTTCAATAGCCCAGCTGATCTGGCAACATATCTGAAGGTTTTGTCTGCAGACAGGCAGGCCTATGAGAAATACTTGGAGTGGCACAACACCTACCGAATTAAAACCTACAGTGACTGGAGAGAAAGGCTGTGTCAGATCTGTGTCAGGTATCCCAGTTTACCAGCCAGGAAAGTCTACCACGACCTGGACAGCTGGGTGAACGGCTAGTGTCTGATTTCTTCACCAAAGGTTTCAGACTGCGGATTCTGCTGAGTTTCCACATGCAAATGTAAAATGCAGAACACTTGAAGTACAGTGGAAGAGAATTTGTTGCACAGTCAGTTAATTTTGGTAAACGGTGAGAAACTGCAAGTTGAAGCAGGTGGGTAGGTTGCTAATAATCACGTTACACATGTTCGAACTACAGGTAAACGTGCCACTGAACAAGA is drawn from Maylandia zebra isolate NMK-2024a linkage group LG12, Mzebra_GT3a, whole genome shotgun sequence and contains these coding sequences:
- the LOC101471401 gene encoding alpha-(1,3)-fucosyltransferase 7 translates to MTTSGPRACFILTLHVVIFLSLLFYNSFLTHRELQSYPNGAHGDIRILVWHWPFGRSYSLDGNKCLKMYNISRCLLTDDRADFSAADVVVFHHYELSRGLSSVPLHLDRPTSQHWVWMSLEPPVNNVNLTHFNGLFNWTMSYRRDADISIPYGQTMLGGDNLSFPAAPNRSCFASWVVSKYKPQQTRAAFYQRLKKHIPIEVYGRWNKKPLPDKKLLPTISNCLFYLSFENSEKKDYISEKLWRNAFQAGAVPVVLGPNKATYEAMTPPHSFIHVADFNSPADLATYLKVLSADRQAYEKYLEWHNTYRIKTYSDWRERLCQICVRYPSLPARKVYHDLDSWVNG